A region of Thermovibrio ammonificans HB-1 DNA encodes the following proteins:
- a CDS encoding TlyA family RNA methyltransferase, protein MKKERLDKLLVERGIVKSRERAKALIMAGKVLVNGQVVDKAGTAVPADARVEVKGEDIPYVSRGGLKLETAIKAFNLNVEGFTCLDVGASTGGFTDCLLKHGARKVYAVDVGKGQLDWKLRNDPRVVSIEQFNARYLTEKEVPERVDLVVIDVSFISLTKILPVVKQFLKPGAKVVALIKPQFELTKREVDKGKGVIKDPKLHRKAVEKVLNFAREIGLYPEGITLSKPLGPKGNKEFLVLLSQNSSDDRVSDREIEEAINSR, encoded by the coding sequence ATGAAGAAGGAGCGGCTGGACAAACTGCTCGTTGAGAGGGGAATCGTAAAGAGCAGGGAGAGGGCAAAAGCCCTCATAATGGCAGGTAAAGTGCTCGTAAACGGACAGGTTGTAGACAAAGCTGGAACGGCCGTTCCCGCCGACGCAAGAGTGGAGGTTAAGGGCGAGGATATCCCCTACGTATCAAGGGGCGGACTGAAGCTGGAAACAGCCATTAAGGCCTTCAACTTAAATGTTGAAGGCTTCACCTGCCTCGACGTAGGCGCTTCTACGGGAGGTTTTACAGACTGCCTGTTAAAGCACGGCGCCCGAAAAGTTTACGCCGTAGACGTAGGCAAGGGGCAGCTCGACTGGAAGCTGAGGAACGACCCGAGGGTAGTCTCAATAGAGCAGTTTAACGCAAGGTACCTCACCGAAAAGGAAGTTCCCGAAAGGGTAGACCTTGTGGTTATAGACGTCTCCTTCATCTCCCTTACCAAAATTCTCCCCGTAGTGAAGCAGTTTTTAAAACCGGGAGCCAAGGTGGTGGCGCTTATAAAGCCCCAGTTTGAGCTCACAAAGAGAGAGGTGGATAAAGGCAAGGGGGTTATTAAGGACCCGAAGCTCCACAGGAAAGCGGTAGAGAAGGTGCTGAACTTCGCCAGGGAGATAGGGCTCTACCCGGAGGGGATAACGCTATCTAAGCCGCTGGGGCCTAAGGGCAACAAGGAGTTCCTCGTTCTCCTCTCCCAGAACAGCTCAGACGATAGGGTCTCCGACAGGGAGATTGAAGAGGCGATAAACAGCCGTTAA
- a CDS encoding YqaA family protein, producing the protein MSGKGILSIAFWKGLAAKYGAAALALNAFIEAIFFPIPPDVLLVTLAALYPDKAFFYAAVATLFSTLGGVVGYAVGYVGGRPLAEKLFGREKVLKVHRLYESYEGLIILLAGFTPLPYKVFTVTSGVLFASLRKLIVFSLIGRGTRFFAEAALFYFFGPQVKSFVTQNLNAIFLGLGVITVLSFLAYRRFKKGRLP; encoded by the coding sequence TTGAGTGGTAAGGGTATTCTCTCTATAGCGTTCTGGAAGGGACTGGCCGCAAAGTACGGGGCGGCGGCCCTTGCGTTAAACGCCTTTATAGAGGCGATTTTCTTTCCCATTCCGCCTGACGTTCTGCTCGTAACGCTTGCGGCACTCTACCCGGATAAGGCCTTCTTCTACGCCGCAGTGGCAACCCTATTTTCAACCCTGGGAGGGGTTGTAGGCTACGCAGTCGGGTACGTAGGGGGCAGGCCTTTGGCCGAGAAGCTCTTCGGAAGAGAAAAGGTTTTGAAGGTACACAGACTCTACGAGAGCTACGAGGGCCTAATAATACTGCTTGCCGGGTTCACACCGCTGCCGTACAAGGTGTTTACGGTCACCTCGGGTGTTCTGTTTGCATCACTCAGGAAGTTGATTGTCTTCTCGCTTATCGGCAGGGGAACCCGCTTCTTTGCCGAAGCCGCCCTCTTTTACTTCTTCGGCCCCCAGGTGAAGTCGTTTGTTACCCAGAACCTAAACGCAATATTTTTAGGTTTAGGCGTTATTACGGTGCTGAGCTTCCTCGCCTACAGAAGATTTAAGAAGGGAAGGTTGCCATGA
- a CDS encoding N-glycosylase/DNA lyase — MRSRSNSLLEALAAFTADDARLIEEYDRQFRALKRLYASVNDPELFLKLVVLNALLSYQLSMRGEEYWEKFSDFFSSGRGLEEFPEFLRLYNRRFIGAKLKRFEKALRCVEELFKEGVEPLAEDLSAFVGRLATCMGQKESAKTVVFAAKMFLYGYRVAFGREPHGIEGVEIPLDSRLSKLLPSVKGWRELAEVVGIPPVHLDAVVWVPMGMSPAEVKSLPLPLRSKVERLLEVLKGLRSR; from the coding sequence TTGCGGAGCAGGAGTAACAGCCTTTTAGAGGCCCTTGCCGCCTTTACCGCCGACGACGCCCGCCTGATTGAGGAGTACGACAGGCAGTTTAGGGCCCTGAAGAGGCTTTATGCTTCGGTGAATGACCCCGAGCTGTTTCTGAAGCTCGTTGTGTTGAACGCCCTCCTTTCCTACCAGCTCTCTATGAGGGGCGAGGAGTACTGGGAGAAGTTCTCCGACTTTTTCTCCTCCGGCAGGGGGCTCGAGGAGTTCCCCGAGTTTCTGAGGCTCTACAACAGGCGTTTTATCGGGGCTAAGCTCAAGAGGTTTGAGAAGGCCTTAAGGTGCGTTGAGGAGTTATTTAAGGAGGGAGTTGAACCCTTAGCCGAAGACCTTTCAGCTTTTGTCGGCAGGCTTGCCACCTGTATGGGGCAGAAGGAAAGCGCGAAAACTGTGGTTTTTGCGGCAAAGATGTTCCTCTACGGCTACAGGGTGGCCTTCGGCAGGGAGCCGCACGGCATTGAAGGGGTAGAGATACCGCTTGATTCGAGGCTCTCGAAGCTCCTCCCCTCCGTTAAGGGGTGGAGGGAGCTCGCCGAGGTTGTTGGAATTCCGCCGGTTCACCTGGACGCCGTTGTCTGGGTTCCTATGGGGATGTCTCCTGCTGAGGTGAAGAGCTTACCTCTTCCCCTTCGCTCTAAGGTGGAGAGGCTACTTGAGGTTTTGAAGGGGTTGCGCTCCCGGTAA
- the holA gene encoding DNA polymerase III subunit delta — translation MKQLKTHEALKLIGKKLPFKKVLIHGEEVYLTQQFVKKVAALHPVERFFPEAIDEFLNFTGSSLFGGSSIPVILYAEELPKTLKKKKERELFLKKLRSLDTFIVAAHCELDYRTLKGELFSQVEQLCDALLTSERLPVNAIYGLLNKKFLQSGKKVSKEVLKLLVELVGTDLTELRHEAEKLINYPGELTPEVVRGLVFPTEKSNAFTLIYPLARGNTKEYLKQLNALLASGNEPLQLIALLQTQARQAVKLALKKQVKLPKEAAKQMALLLKQVGAKRMLLLLKALNEAEFAVKSGRERGELALKKLALGDNFK, via the coding sequence GTGAAACAGCTTAAGACCCACGAAGCCCTGAAGCTCATAGGGAAAAAGCTCCCGTTCAAGAAGGTGCTCATCCACGGCGAGGAGGTTTACCTCACCCAACAGTTTGTAAAGAAGGTGGCGGCTCTACACCCGGTAGAGCGGTTCTTCCCCGAGGCCATAGACGAGTTCCTCAACTTTACCGGCTCAAGCCTTTTCGGCGGAAGCTCAATACCGGTAATCCTCTACGCCGAGGAGCTTCCCAAAACCCTAAAAAAGAAAAAAGAGCGGGAGCTCTTCCTGAAGAAGCTAAGGTCACTCGACACCTTCATAGTGGCCGCCCACTGCGAGCTCGACTACAGAACCCTTAAAGGCGAGCTCTTCTCCCAGGTGGAACAGCTGTGCGACGCCCTTTTAACCTCCGAAAGGCTGCCGGTCAACGCCATCTACGGCCTGCTCAACAAGAAGTTCCTCCAGTCGGGGAAAAAGGTGAGCAAAGAGGTTCTAAAGCTGCTCGTTGAGCTTGTTGGAACCGACCTAACAGAGCTCAGGCACGAGGCGGAGAAGCTGATAAACTACCCGGGAGAGCTAACGCCCGAAGTTGTAAGAGGGCTCGTCTTCCCCACGGAGAAATCCAACGCCTTTACGCTCATCTACCCCCTTGCCCGGGGCAACACAAAAGAGTACCTGAAGCAGCTGAACGCCCTCTTGGCCTCAGGCAACGAACCGCTCCAGCTCATAGCCCTCCTACAGACTCAAGCCCGCCAAGCAGTAAAGCTCGCCCTGAAGAAACAGGTAAAACTGCCAAAAGAAGCGGCAAAACAGATGGCCCTGCTGCTTAAACAGGTGGGGGCAAAGAGAATGCTCCTGCTACTCAAGGCCCTAAACGAGGCCGAGTTTGCCGTTAAGAGCGGCAGGGAGAGGGGAGAGCTTGCCCTGAAAAAGCTGGCCCTCGGGGACAATTTCAAATAA
- the rseP gene encoding RIP metalloprotease RseP has translation MTLLYFIVALGILIFVHELGHFIAARAFGVRVETFSIGFGPKVLKFRCCDTEFAVSLIPLGGYVKMAGEDPDTPPKHPYEFYAKPPWQRIVIALAGPLMNLLLAVIFFTASYTLGRYVPSYQVEAAKVGIVVDKRLPLKPGDVIEKVNGQPVKNWKQLNEVIALNPNRELHLVVKRGEKELNVTVKTGEDSKNGIGTLPVVPAIKPIIGKVLKNSPAAKAGLKEGDVILKINGREITSWNQVVKTISNSGGKPVELEILRGKEKLTVKVKPHLNRKLHRYTIGIVPKIDLTYVKYPLPQALKKGIEEFKNQTELFFTFLYKLVTGQASIKSLGGPILIAQVAGKAAQAGLSNFIYFMGFISLQLGYFNLLPLPVLDGGLILLFLIEMVRRRPLSASFREKFQQVGLALIALLMVIVFYNDIMRLFQ, from the coding sequence ATGACCTTACTCTACTTCATAGTAGCCCTGGGAATACTCATATTCGTCCACGAGCTCGGCCACTTCATAGCCGCAAGGGCCTTCGGAGTGAGAGTGGAGACCTTCTCCATAGGCTTCGGGCCGAAGGTACTGAAGTTCCGCTGCTGCGACACGGAGTTTGCAGTAAGCCTGATTCCCCTCGGCGGCTACGTTAAAATGGCCGGCGAAGATCCCGACACACCGCCGAAACACCCTTACGAGTTCTACGCCAAACCTCCGTGGCAGAGGATAGTAATAGCCCTGGCAGGGCCGCTGATGAACCTGCTGCTTGCCGTTATCTTCTTTACGGCCTCCTACACCCTGGGACGCTACGTCCCCAGCTACCAGGTAGAGGCGGCAAAGGTCGGAATAGTGGTAGATAAGAGACTCCCCCTGAAACCCGGAGACGTTATAGAGAAAGTAAACGGCCAACCCGTTAAAAACTGGAAACAGCTCAACGAGGTGATAGCCCTGAACCCGAACAGGGAGCTCCACCTGGTTGTTAAAAGGGGAGAAAAAGAGCTGAACGTAACTGTTAAAACCGGCGAAGACTCCAAAAACGGTATCGGAACACTACCGGTTGTACCGGCGATAAAGCCGATAATAGGCAAAGTCCTTAAGAACTCTCCGGCCGCCAAGGCGGGCCTAAAAGAGGGAGACGTTATCCTTAAAATCAACGGAAGGGAAATTACAAGCTGGAACCAGGTTGTAAAAACGATAAGTAACAGCGGCGGCAAGCCCGTTGAGTTGGAGATTCTGAGGGGTAAAGAGAAACTAACCGTAAAGGTTAAGCCCCACCTTAACAGGAAGCTCCACAGGTACACAATCGGCATAGTCCCGAAAATAGACCTCACCTACGTTAAATACCCCCTGCCTCAGGCCCTTAAAAAGGGCATAGAGGAGTTTAAGAACCAAACCGAGCTCTTTTTCACCTTCCTGTACAAGCTGGTAACCGGACAGGCCTCTATAAAGAGCCTCGGAGGGCCGATACTCATAGCCCAGGTGGCAGGCAAGGCGGCACAGGCAGGCCTGTCGAACTTCATCTACTTCATGGGCTTTATAAGCCTGCAGCTGGGCTACTTTAACCTGCTGCCGCTACCGGTTCTCGACGGCGGACTCATCCTCCTATTCCTCATAGAGATGGTAAGGAGGAGGCCCCTGTCTGCCTCCTTTAGGGAGAAGTTTCAGCAGGTTGGCCTTGCCCTTATAGCCTTACTCATGGTGATAGTTTTCTACAACGACATAATGAGGCTCTTCCAATGA
- a CDS encoding nicotinamide mononucleotide transporter encodes MERSSFQKKLEIVASVIGVVALFITAIGYPQVGFVVALFASALYATYGYLTKQYGIMVSSLIYAAVEVVGIIRWVFLGEHNG; translated from the coding sequence ATGGAGAGGAGCAGCTTCCAGAAGAAGCTCGAGATAGTTGCATCGGTTATAGGCGTTGTTGCCCTGTTCATAACGGCAATAGGTTACCCCCAGGTGGGGTTTGTGGTGGCGCTGTTTGCGTCGGCCCTCTACGCAACCTACGGCTACCTCACAAAACAGTACGGCATAATGGTTAGCTCCCTTATATACGCCGCCGTTGAGGTTGTGGGTATAATCAGGTGGGTTTTCCTGGGGGAACACAATGGATAG
- a CDS encoding 4Fe-4S dicluster domain-containing protein, whose translation MSRRSFFKLIGKSLAQAAAEFTYEVTKPTKSFLRPPGSADEDTFLAACTKCHSCVKSCPTGVIDLVKDVNPLVFETPFMNFENNHCERCYACIDACPSGALSRENLKKYRYVAKLVKERCVAYEMIFCQSCYWSCPKMDKAITLKEFTYPEFHGEHCLGCGRCVNACPTNPKAVEIVKVEGETA comes from the coding sequence ATGAGCCGAAGGAGCTTCTTCAAACTCATAGGGAAGTCGCTGGCCCAAGCGGCCGCAGAGTTCACCTACGAGGTGACAAAGCCGACAAAGAGCTTCCTCCGCCCCCCCGGGAGTGCCGACGAGGATACCTTCCTTGCGGCCTGTACCAAGTGCCACAGCTGCGTCAAAAGCTGCCCCACCGGCGTTATAGACCTTGTAAAAGACGTTAACCCCTTGGTTTTCGAAACGCCGTTTATGAACTTCGAGAACAACCACTGCGAACGGTGCTACGCCTGCATAGATGCCTGCCCAAGCGGGGCACTGAGCAGGGAAAACCTTAAAAAATACAGGTACGTTGCAAAGCTCGTAAAGGAGCGGTGCGTAGCCTACGAGATGATTTTCTGTCAGAGCTGCTACTGGAGCTGCCCGAAAATGGACAAGGCGATAACCCTAAAGGAGTTCACCTACCCCGAGTTCCACGGTGAACACTGCTTAGGGTGCGGAAGGTGTGTAAACGCGTGCCCAACAAACCCGAAGGCCGTAGAGATTGTGAAAGTTGAAGGTGAAACAGCTTAA
- the surE gene encoding 5'/3'-nucleotidase SurE, with protein sequence MDRRPRILLSNDDGIRSEGLKALYNALSSFADVVVVAPDRERSAVGRALTLHRPLRCEQVDENWFAVDGTPTSCVYIGIHAIMKGQKPDMVVGGINRGPNLGEDITYSGTVSVAMEGALLGIPGVAFSLATFKDFQWESAARWAQRIVKKVLERGLPQGCCLNVNIPNLPFSQVKGVKVTRQGKKNYTEKVEERRDPWGRVYYWIGGEEPDWIPEPGTDYWAVKNGFVSVTPIHLDLTDYKALEELKKVEW encoded by the coding sequence ATGGATAGAAGACCGAGAATACTGCTCTCCAACGACGACGGCATACGCTCCGAAGGGCTCAAGGCCCTGTACAACGCCCTCTCGAGCTTTGCAGACGTTGTGGTTGTTGCCCCCGACAGGGAAAGAAGCGCTGTGGGAAGGGCCCTAACCCTTCACCGCCCCCTCAGGTGTGAACAGGTAGACGAAAACTGGTTCGCCGTAGACGGCACGCCCACAAGCTGCGTTTACATAGGCATCCACGCCATAATGAAGGGCCAAAAGCCCGACATGGTGGTAGGGGGAATCAACAGGGGCCCCAACTTGGGGGAGGATATCACCTACTCGGGCACCGTTTCGGTAGCCATGGAGGGGGCGCTGCTGGGGATACCGGGAGTGGCCTTTTCACTTGCAACGTTTAAAGACTTTCAGTGGGAGTCTGCCGCACGGTGGGCACAGCGAATAGTGAAGAAGGTCTTAGAGAGGGGGCTTCCGCAGGGCTGCTGCCTCAACGTAAACATTCCCAACCTGCCCTTCTCCCAGGTAAAGGGGGTAAAGGTAACAAGGCAGGGGAAGAAGAACTACACCGAGAAGGTGGAGGAGCGCAGAGACCCCTGGGGAAGGGTTTACTACTGGATAGGCGGGGAGGAGCCCGACTGGATTCCGGAGCCGGGAACCGACTACTGGGCCGTGAAAAACGGCTTTGTGTCTGTAACGCCGATACACCTTGACCTTACAGACTACAAGGCACTGGAGGAGCTTAAAAAGGTTGAGTGGTAA
- a CDS encoding roadblock/LC7 domain-containing protein, which yields MAIDIASLTEKGEAVLRDFVTRNRLDGAIVASAEGLEIVSYFTSDLDRDLLAADFASVLAGVEGLLNDSNKGELSEIIVKGENGYLAIVSLGENVVLGVLAPTGQKLGVLIIAMQQLVKKLKSL from the coding sequence ATGGCCATCGACATCGCAAGCCTCACGGAGAAGGGAGAAGCCGTTCTCAGGGACTTTGTAACAAGGAACAGGCTGGACGGCGCGATAGTTGCCTCCGCCGAAGGTCTGGAGATTGTCAGCTACTTTACCTCGGACCTGGACAGGGACCTCCTGGCCGCAGATTTTGCCTCGGTTCTTGCGGGGGTTGAGGGTCTGCTCAACGACTCAAACAAGGGTGAGCTTTCGGAAATCATCGTTAAAGGTGAGAACGGCTACCTTGCAATCGTCTCGCTGGGAGAGAACGTGGTTCTCGGCGTTCTCGCACCAACGGGGCAGAAGTTGGGAGTGCTAATCATCGCAATGCAACAGCTGGTTAAGAAACTCAAGAGCCTTTAA